In Bacillota bacterium, one genomic interval encodes:
- a CDS encoding metallopeptidase family protein — protein sequence MTQGRSRRRAMRRRELSFEEFARLADRVVDEIPPRLCRDLNGGFVALPEEKRDGELLVLGEYVWSDLLGRHVVLYYGSFAALLGDSPRGVWEQELRRTVRHELRHHLESLAGVDYLAREDAEFLARFHKECSTGKRKRRKGSIG from the coding sequence GTGACGCAGGGAAGATCGCGCCGGAGAGCGATGAGGCGGCGCGAGCTGTCTTTCGAGGAGTTCGCGCGGCTGGCGGACAGAGTGGTTGACGAGATTCCTCCCCGGTTGTGCCGGGACCTGAACGGGGGTTTTGTGGCGCTGCCCGAGGAAAAGCGGGACGGGGAGTTGCTCGTCCTGGGAGAGTATGTCTGGAGCGACCTCCTGGGCCGGCATGTGGTCCTTTACTATGGGTCCTTCGCGGCGCTTCTCGGGGACAGCCCCCGCGGGGTATGGGAGCAGGAGCTGCGGAGGACGGTGCGGCACGAGTTGCGCCACCACCTGGAATCGCTGGCCGGGGTGGACTACCTTGCCCGGGAGGACGCGGAATTTCTGGCCCGGTTTCATAAGGAATGTTCTACGGGAAAAAGGAAAAGGCGAAAAGGGTCCATCGGCTGA